From Novipirellula galeiformis, the proteins below share one genomic window:
- a CDS encoding DUF4340 domain-containing protein gives MNEGTKTGIFWGVAVATLGVATLVAWPATREDETGGFIGKPLFEEFKDPLVAASLKIVTYDEVDATLQSFEVRRDPESGQWTIPSRKGPSNKGYPADAVDHMKEAANSLVDLKVLDIQSENPEDHEGLGVAEPKLEALKPGDEGVGRLITLRDDSQKTLASLIIGQRLKDDPTKVYVRKPGQDPVYVVKLDDTPLTTRFQDWIEEDLLKLSSIDIDSMEIKDYSASLGGNGISLQRNYAATVVMDGSQWKLDKLLKYSEKNPLAEPTPIAVKDGEELNATKLNDMKNALDDLKIVDVVRKPAGISENLRADKDLVSDQEALESLARRGFYPLQTSDGGEYEMISANGELTVSLTNGVQYLLRFGNVSGLTDEADQEPSEGDEKPSAGGVNRYLLVTTQVDEAKFPAPKLREIPKTLEELEAMLAKPEADAAAEPPVGEVKSNDAPAAEAEMKPGDAKSESAEESATPAEEPSKTEDAKAADAKPEDAKPEEPAAKEKASEPDAEAADKETADTESETPAESGESELEGSGEASGQGEAEEEVQDDTAAEKDAEAETPAEPKADTEAAMEKPSDAKSGDASGDASDAKPAADAKDSPKQEELSEEEKLERLASEQEKITKENQRMLDERKDKLEVARRRVRDLNARFADWYYVIPEETYRKLRLSREELFASEEAPANPNAGFPGGPGAMPQFNFGPPGQ, from the coding sequence GTGAACGAAGGTACCAAGACAGGAATTTTCTGGGGCGTTGCGGTTGCAACGCTCGGCGTTGCCACGCTCGTGGCTTGGCCAGCAACCCGCGAAGACGAAACCGGCGGATTCATCGGGAAACCGCTGTTCGAGGAGTTTAAAGATCCGTTGGTTGCGGCCAGTCTAAAGATCGTGACGTATGACGAAGTCGACGCAACGCTGCAATCGTTTGAAGTTCGCCGCGACCCCGAATCGGGCCAGTGGACGATCCCGTCGCGCAAGGGACCTTCGAATAAAGGTTACCCCGCCGACGCGGTTGACCACATGAAGGAGGCTGCGAACTCGCTAGTCGATTTGAAGGTTCTCGATATCCAAAGCGAAAACCCCGAGGATCACGAGGGACTCGGGGTGGCCGAACCGAAGCTCGAAGCGCTGAAGCCGGGCGATGAAGGCGTCGGTCGTTTGATCACGCTGCGGGATGATTCCCAGAAGACACTCGCTTCGCTCATCATTGGACAACGGCTGAAGGACGATCCCACAAAGGTCTACGTCCGCAAACCAGGTCAAGATCCGGTCTATGTCGTCAAGCTAGACGACACTCCGCTGACGACCCGTTTTCAAGATTGGATCGAAGAGGATCTGCTGAAATTGAGCAGCATCGATATCGATTCCATGGAGATCAAAGATTACAGCGCAAGTCTCGGCGGGAATGGCATTTCGCTGCAACGCAATTATGCCGCCACCGTCGTGATGGATGGTTCGCAGTGGAAACTTGACAAGTTGTTGAAGTACTCCGAAAAAAATCCACTCGCCGAACCGACGCCGATCGCGGTCAAGGATGGCGAGGAGCTCAACGCGACCAAGTTGAACGACATGAAAAATGCACTCGATGATCTAAAGATCGTCGACGTGGTGCGTAAACCTGCTGGTATCAGCGAAAATCTTCGTGCGGACAAGGATCTTGTCTCGGATCAAGAAGCACTCGAGTCGCTTGCTCGCCGAGGATTCTATCCTTTGCAAACATCCGACGGCGGTGAATACGAGATGATCTCTGCCAATGGAGAATTGACCGTCTCGCTCACCAACGGGGTGCAGTACCTTTTAAGGTTCGGGAATGTTTCGGGACTAACCGATGAAGCCGACCAAGAGCCAAGCGAGGGTGACGAAAAGCCGTCCGCAGGAGGTGTCAATCGTTACTTGTTGGTCACCACGCAAGTCGACGAAGCGAAGTTCCCGGCGCCAAAATTGCGAGAAATTCCCAAGACGCTTGAAGAACTCGAAGCCATGCTTGCGAAGCCTGAAGCCGATGCGGCCGCAGAGCCGCCGGTAGGCGAGGTCAAGTCAAACGATGCTCCTGCGGCGGAAGCGGAGATGAAACCGGGCGACGCCAAGTCGGAATCGGCTGAGGAATCGGCAACGCCAGCGGAAGAACCGTCCAAAACCGAAGACGCAAAGGCTGCGGACGCTAAACCCGAAGACGCCAAACCCGAAGAGCCCGCTGCGAAAGAAAAAGCTAGCGAGCCGGACGCAGAAGCCGCTGACAAAGAAACGGCTGACACCGAGAGCGAAACGCCAGCCGAGTCGGGCGAAAGTGAGCTCGAAGGCTCGGGCGAAGCCAGCGGCCAAGGCGAGGCTGAAGAAGAGGTACAAGACGACACCGCCGCGGAAAAGGATGCCGAAGCTGAAACGCCAGCCGAGCCGAAGGCCGACACCGAAGCGGCGATGGAAAAGCCCAGCGATGCTAAGTCTGGCGATGCTTCTGGCGATGCCAGCGATGCGAAGCCCGCTGCCGATGCAAAGGATTCGCCAAAGCAAGAGGAGCTAAGCGAAGAAGAGAAGCTGGAGCGATTGGCTTCCGAGCAAGAGAAGATCACCAAAGAGAACCAGCGAATGTTGGACGAGCGGAAAGACAAACTTGAAGTGGCACGTCGTCGCGTTCGAGATTTGAATGCTCGCTTTGCAGACTGGTACTACGTGATTCCCGAAGAGACGTATCGTAAGTTGCGTCTCAGCCGTGAGGAATTGTTCGCGAGCGAAGAGGCACCCGCAAATCCTAACGCAGGATTCCCTGGGGGACCCGGTGCAATGCCACAGTTCAACTTCGGCCCTCCCGGCCAATAA